The following coding sequences are from one Humulus lupulus chromosome X, drHumLupu1.1, whole genome shotgun sequence window:
- the LOC133805009 gene encoding protection of telomeres protein 1a-like: MLGWGGRDDAKLSIPATVVLRYMFMPTEMRQNALLGVATNDDGKQVEEDARYRPWVQCCLKSHYLDKSDIWGSRQYRIFGTRLVVIRIDTHCLVCWLEIV, encoded by the exons ATGCTTGGATGGG GTGGTCGTGATGATGCAAAGTTGTCTATTCCAGCTACTGTTGTTCTTCGTTATATGTTCATGCCTACTGAAATGAGG CAAAATGCATTGCTTGGAGTGGCTACAAATGATGATGGAAAGCAAGTGGAGGAAGATGCTAGATATCGACCATGGGTGCAATGTTGCCTGAAATCTCATTATCTGGATAAATCTGATATTTGGGGAAGTCGACAGTATCGAATATTTGGCACTAGATTGGTGGTTATTAGGATAGATACTCATTGTCTTGTATGTTGGTTGGAAATTGTATAG